The Paenibacillus sp. MBLB1832 genome has a window encoding:
- a CDS encoding ABC transporter ATP-binding protein — MSMALLTIESLDKTFHSQVRDTHVLDDIHLYIQKGEFVTIIGPSGCGKSTLLKIIAGLDTDYAGVVSLSGEAIEKPSKDKGFIFQEHRLFPWLTVEQNIAAELSLKDPEVRKHVDDFIQLVKLQGFEKSYPKQLSGGMSQRVAIARALLRKPKVLLLDEPFGALDAFTRSHMQEALLEIWQNHQTTMVFVTHDIDEALFLSNRVIVMEAKPGRIKANITIDLPYPRKRSGRSFQELRAKLVGLLEHETPDEEEWQI; from the coding sequence ATGAGCATGGCGCTACTGACCATTGAATCATTGGATAAAACGTTTCATTCACAAGTGCGAGACACCCATGTGCTGGACGATATTCATCTGTACATTCAAAAAGGCGAGTTTGTTACCATAATTGGACCCAGCGGATGCGGAAAAAGTACTTTGCTTAAAATTATTGCAGGATTAGACACGGATTATGCGGGAGTGGTTTCCTTAAGCGGTGAAGCCATTGAGAAGCCGTCCAAAGACAAAGGTTTCATTTTCCAAGAACATCGATTATTTCCTTGGCTAACGGTTGAGCAGAACATTGCCGCGGAGCTTTCCTTGAAGGATCCAGAGGTTCGAAAACATGTCGATGACTTCATTCAGTTAGTCAAGCTTCAAGGTTTTGAGAAGTCTTATCCCAAACAGCTCTCTGGCGGTATGTCGCAACGGGTAGCCATTGCTAGAGCCTTGCTGCGTAAGCCAAAGGTGCTATTACTGGATGAACCGTTCGGTGCTTTGGATGCGTTCACTCGATCGCACATGCAGGAAGCACTGCTCGAGATCTGGCAAAATCATCAGACAACCATGGTGTTCGTGACCCATGATATTGATGAAGCCCTCTTTTTATCCAATCGCGTAATTGTTATGGAGGCTAAGCCTGGTAGAATAAAAGCGAATATTACAATTGATTTGCCATATCCGCGAAAGCGTTCAGGTCGTTCCTTCCAAGAGCTTCGGGCAAAGCTAGTGGGTTTGCTAGAACATGAGACGCCTGATGAGGAAGAATGGCAAATTTAG